From the genome of Nitrospirota bacterium:
CGAATAGTTTTTATCATATCAGCAAGGCTGTCAGGGTTGTCTGTTCGTGTCATACTGAAGTTATATCCGAGCCTTCTTAGTATATTTTCTTGTATGACACTGTAATAACCAAAACGGCAGGGCCCATAGCCACCTGGCATAAGGATTGAGTCTACTCCTTCTTCAAGGGCTTCGATCATATTCCCCAGGTTAATCTTGAAAGGAAGGCATGCATATTCAGGAGAATATCTCACCCCGAGATTTAGCGTTTTTATAGTAGGCTTAGGGGGTGGATGCATATTAACTCCATGTTCTCGAAGAACATTGGTATAAGCATTCGCAAGAAGCCCCATATGTGGTACTGTAAGTTTCATCTTTATTGTCTTTTGTTCTGATTTCTCTCTATCATATCCACAAATGCTTCTATCCTTGTCTGGAGTCCAGCATTAGATGAATGTTCATCAAGAATAAGATTCATATAAGGCTTTTTTTTGTTAGAAAAAGAGTGTTCTGAAAGTTCTGTAATAAAAGAATCCGGTCCACATCCTGCATTTGAAATAAGTATAATACCATCAATTATATCATCATCTAACATCCTTCTTACAGATGAAACAATTTCTTTTCCCATACTCCAATAAACCCACTTGGGTAGCATGTTCATTGTTTCGTTAATATAATTATCTTCAGGATTATGATAGACTACATTAACTTCCATCTTATGTAAATGACTGATAATGCCCTTGTTCAGGCACCGATCGAAAACCATATATGGTCTACCTGCTATTCCAACTGTAATATTCCATGTTTTTTCTTTGTTAGAGAATGTTACGTATTCAGGAAGGTGTTCATCAAAAGTAAAATCATTTGGAAGAAAAAATTTTCTTCTGAATTGTAGTGCATTCCACACCTCCTGCAAAAATGTTATAAGTGGTTTTTCTTTTATATTAAATTCTTTATCAATAACCGGTGGTAGATTTCGTATAGCAGCTCTTACCATATCAGGCAAACCAAGGAATTTCGGGCAGAGATATGAGTCTTTCTCTATCCTTATCATTCTTGGAATAAAAAGATAATCCACTGTATCTTTTAATGCAAGCACGTGACCGAAAAAAGACTTTACTGGAAGACATATATCACCAACACTGTGCCTTATTCCATCAGAAAGCATCTCATCCGTCGTCTCTGGAGACACAACAACCTCTGCTCCCATTGTGGAAAAAAACCTTTTCCATAAATTGCCATATCTGAAATATAAAAGCGCCTGTGGTATCCCTATTCTCATAATTCTATAAAGTATATCAAATCGACGACCTCTTGAATACCATTCGTTACAAAGGGATTTTACAAGGGTAGCGTAAAATAAGAGCCTGTTGCCGAAGTCAGTTCAAGCAAGTATTGGTTTTAAATATTAATATGTCAAAGATTTGTTTCGTTTTGTTTAATGAATCTCTTACCTGAGGAAATATTATTTTTATAAGCCTTTTTAGATTTTGTACTGTAGCTATCATCAATGTCTGGATCTTCATTTTCTCTAACCCCCTGCATATTGCTCGTCTTAATCCATGAAAACACTTTGCTTCAGCAATCACCCATTCTACTATGCTACTTCTCTGTGATAAGGTCTTCTGACCTTCGGGAGTTTCATAATAAGAAGCTGCCCAATCGATAGAGACTTGTAAGATGCTAAACGAATGGGGTCAGACTTGTTTATTGCAAATTGTCTTTTCATTTAGCATATTTAAAACATTTTCCATATCCGCTTTAAAGGTTTCTCCTTCTTTCAAATATCTGGTGATAACCGAGGGGTCTTTTTGAAGAAAGAATGCTATTTATTTATACTTATACCCAAATTCCCTTGCTGAAATAAATGCCCAACAGTTCTGTATCTCCTGTTGTAATACATTGCGTAACTCTGGTTTATACCCTGAGGAATTTTTAGAGGCTGATATATTTCTGAAAATCATCATCCCCTTTGAATACCCTCTGGCGTTGATTCCCACAGGTGATGACATGATAAAACGCTCCTTCATATTCTATCCTCGGCTTCCTTGCCATGCATCAAGATAGCATGTCATCTATAAATTTGTAATAAACAAGTCTGACCCCGTTATTTTCAATTGCCTGATGTGAGGAAAAGATTATCTACGATATTTCATTATGCTTCTTAACAAGAATACACAAATTTATCTTATAAATGAATTTTGAAGGTCTGACCCTCATTTCCTCAATAAACTTGGTGCTCTTAGACTAAAGCTTCCTCTTGTATTGGCAAATCTTTACTTGGTTTGACTGTTAAAAATCCTAATGAGGCGAGGTTTTGGATTGTTTTTGTTATTTCAGATTTATCAAAAGAGGGTTTTCTTTTTTGTTTCCATTCCGTTACTGCTTTTAAAACATCTATTTCTGAGGGTTCTCTATCATATTTTTTTGTAGTGATTGCGCAGCGAAATGTACAGTAGATGCAAGTTCTGCTTGGCGTGTGGTATTTATTCTCAAGAAAAGATCGACAAGTCTTTCTATAACCGGTTGTGCTTCTTCGAGATCTTTTTGATAGATTTTGCTTGCATCATTAAACGTTGGTCCGGTTTCCACACTGAACATTCTGCCAAGTTGTTCTTCCTTAATAAGTCTCTTATTTACAAGTTTGGTTATTCGTGAAAGCACCTCAATTATTGCTATTAACCTAGGTTCAATTTTATTCCTGACGGGCGCTCCTGAAATGAAATGCATCTCATTGAAAGAACAAATCTGGATTCACTATTATCATTAGCCATTATGTCTCATGGAATAGTAAATATGCCCTTTTCGATTTCTTTTGAAATACGTTTTATTAAAACATAGATTGAAACATCATAAGTTCTGATTAATTTGTTGGCAACTGCATTGACGATATATTCTTGATAGGAATCTTTTGGTAGATTCTTTGATTTCACAAGTTCTATCTTACTTTTTAAGGCTTCTATTTGTAATGAAAAGTCTTTTGACAGAAATCTTCTTG
Proteins encoded in this window:
- a CDS encoding transposase, producing the protein MLQVSIDWAASYYETPEGQKTLSQRSSIVEWVIAEAKCFHGLRRAICRGLEKMKIQTLMIATVQNLKRLIKIIFPQVRDSLNKTKQIFDILIFKTNTCLN